The window AGCTCGGCGAGCATCTCGTCGGCCGAGCGCCCGCGGGCGCGGATGAGGAACACGCGCCCGAACCGCGCCTCGTAGCGGGTGTTGCCGGCCGCGATCCGCTGGGCGACGTCGGCGGCGGCATCCGTCATCGCGGCTTGCTCGCGGCGCGATGCGCGCGCGGACGCGTCGTCACCGGCGGGGCGCTCTCCGATCCGCGGATGCTGCGCCAGCGCCTCGTCGAGATCGGCGGCGTCCCAGGTCGCGGCCTCGGTCGCAGCCGCCTGTTCCAGCGCATCG of the Microbacterium invictum genome contains:
- the uraD gene encoding 2-oxo-4-hydroxy-4-carboxy-5-ureidoimidazoline decarboxylase is translated as MRIGDFNALDEGEARDLVSLWAAIPRWVTAVVAGRPYPTRDALEQAAATEAATWDAADLDEALAQHPRIGERPAGDDASARASRREQAAMTDAAADVAQRIAAGNTRYEARFGRVFLIRARGRSADEMLAELERRLANTPESEVAEAAGQLAEIALLRLRETVSAEAVPAETVPAETR